A genomic window from Rhodococcus sp. KBS0724 includes:
- a CDS encoding PLP-dependent cysteine synthase family protein: MVTTDNRKSDALALGVYESVADAIGNTPLVRLNSVTEGVAATVYVKLEYLNPGGSVKDRAALSMIRAAEASGDLRPGGTVVEGTSGNTGVGLAMIAASRGYRTVVVVPDKTSVEKIALLRAHGAEVRVTPGGRPSHHPEFVRNVAARLAQEIPGGWLAGQYDNPANPAAHRTTTGPEIWNQTSGRISHLVAGIGTGGTLSGAGGYLKEVSGGTVSVIGADPKHSVYGGGDGRAWYVEAVGHFLHPQTEEDDWPDSYHPEIVDQIEQITDVEAISTLHRLAREEGLLLGGSSGVAVAAALRAARNLGKDDIVVVIAPDSGRAYLSKYFDDDWLGPLGFPLYHKTSGATVRDTLQNRYRPFDYVPSSASLAAARELIGNRDSLPVALERSASGSVPIAEILGIVSAAGLSGSRDTEPVTAHVEPPLPTIGLTEPTSAAARRLSGHTGYVVVADAGTAVGLADVSDFTGPVTLTTPGRLFINP, encoded by the coding sequence ATGGTCACAACTGACAACCGGAAATCCGACGCCCTCGCGCTCGGTGTGTACGAATCGGTCGCAGATGCAATCGGAAACACCCCGCTCGTCAGGCTCAACAGCGTGACCGAGGGAGTAGCCGCGACGGTCTACGTGAAGCTCGAATACCTCAATCCCGGTGGGAGCGTGAAGGATCGTGCCGCGTTGTCGATGATCCGTGCCGCCGAGGCCTCGGGTGATCTTCGTCCCGGCGGAACCGTGGTCGAAGGGACATCAGGAAACACCGGCGTCGGCTTGGCCATGATCGCAGCTTCACGTGGATATCGAACCGTTGTCGTGGTGCCAGACAAGACAAGCGTGGAGAAGATTGCTCTGTTGCGTGCACATGGCGCAGAAGTGCGGGTGACGCCGGGTGGGCGCCCTTCGCATCATCCCGAATTCGTCCGAAATGTCGCGGCCCGCCTTGCTCAGGAAATTCCGGGTGGCTGGCTGGCCGGGCAGTACGACAATCCCGCCAACCCGGCAGCTCATCGCACCACCACTGGGCCGGAGATCTGGAACCAGACCTCGGGCCGGATAAGTCATCTCGTCGCCGGAATAGGAACAGGTGGAACACTTTCCGGGGCCGGCGGGTACCTGAAGGAAGTGTCCGGTGGGACGGTATCCGTCATCGGAGCCGACCCGAAACACTCCGTCTACGGCGGCGGCGACGGGCGCGCCTGGTATGTGGAAGCGGTTGGTCACTTCCTGCATCCACAGACAGAGGAGGACGACTGGCCGGACTCCTATCACCCCGAGATCGTGGACCAGATCGAACAGATCACCGATGTCGAAGCAATTTCCACCCTGCATCGACTGGCCCGCGAGGAAGGACTGCTGCTGGGAGGCTCGAGCGGCGTAGCGGTGGCAGCGGCCTTGAGAGCGGCGCGCAACCTCGGCAAGGACGACATAGTCGTCGTGATTGCACCGGATTCCGGGAGGGCGTACCTCTCCAAGTACTTCGATGACGACTGGCTCGGTCCACTCGGATTTCCCTTGTACCACAAAACTTCCGGCGCAACCGTCCGCGACACATTGCAGAACCGCTACCGCCCTTTCGACTACGTCCCGTCATCCGCCTCGCTCGCCGCGGCACGAGAACTGATCGGCAATCGCGATTCACTACCTGTCGCCTTGGAGCGATCTGCCAGCGGCTCCGTTCCGATCGCCGAAATCCTGGGGATCGTGAGTGCCGCAGGGTTGAGCGGGTCGCGCGATACCGAACCGGTGACCGCACATGTGGAACCCCCTCTGCCCACGATCGGGCTGACGGAACCGACATCAGCAGCTGCACGTCGGCTCTCCGGGCACACCGGCTACGTCGTCGTTGCCGACGCAGGCACAGCCGTCGGACTCGCAGATGTCAGCGACTTCACCGGGCCGGTCACACTCACGACCCCTGGCCGTCTTTTCATTAATCCCTGA
- a CDS encoding MFS transporter: MQPNEVEMVDCAARQVAPAGPSMSRRLRIVLAVLCGVAVANMYYAQPLLEQIGSDLSLPTASLGLIVALAQLGYLVGLIALVPLGDLVDRRKLIGLQIAAAATGTLLVAFSATNVQLLIGITVVGVFSVVVQVIVAYAAAISDPDERGANIGVITSSVVVGIILARTVAGVVADLAGWRVVYLGSAVISIVIAAVALAMLPKDVRQQPKQGTYVRAIGSVVTLTATNRVFRTRALIALFLFASFGALWSGMALPLSEESWRLSTTQIGLFGVAGLVGALGAVGAGRWSDQGKGQQVTGLSLVVLVLSWVLSGQAMHSLVLLAVGVIALDFAVQAVHVTSQNLIVAEAPELAGRIIGSYMVFYSLGSAIGATSTTIVFQAAGWSAASILGGAYATAALSVWILDRLRD; the protein is encoded by the coding sequence ATGCAACCAAATGAGGTGGAAATGGTCGATTGTGCCGCACGCCAAGTCGCGCCGGCCGGGCCGAGTATGTCTCGCAGATTGCGCATCGTGCTGGCCGTGCTTTGCGGTGTCGCTGTGGCGAACATGTATTACGCCCAGCCGCTTCTCGAACAGATCGGATCGGACCTTTCTCTTCCTACGGCAAGTCTCGGACTGATCGTCGCACTTGCACAACTCGGCTACCTGGTGGGGTTGATTGCGCTGGTACCGCTGGGAGACCTGGTGGACCGCAGGAAATTGATCGGACTCCAGATTGCCGCTGCTGCAACAGGAACACTGCTTGTCGCGTTCTCTGCCACGAACGTGCAACTCCTGATCGGCATCACTGTCGTAGGAGTGTTCTCGGTAGTCGTTCAAGTTATCGTCGCTTATGCCGCGGCGATCAGCGACCCCGACGAGCGAGGCGCAAATATCGGTGTCATCACAAGCAGCGTCGTGGTGGGCATCATCCTCGCCCGCACTGTGGCCGGGGTGGTTGCCGATCTGGCCGGTTGGCGCGTGGTCTACTTGGGGTCTGCTGTGATTTCCATCGTGATCGCCGCAGTTGCCTTGGCGATGTTGCCGAAAGATGTACGCCAGCAGCCGAAACAAGGCACGTATGTGCGCGCAATAGGGTCTGTCGTGACACTGACGGCCACGAACCGAGTATTTCGCACCCGTGCACTCATCGCTCTGTTCCTGTTCGCATCCTTCGGCGCACTCTGGAGCGGCATGGCGTTGCCGCTGAGCGAGGAATCGTGGCGGTTGTCGACAACACAAATCGGGCTGTTCGGTGTCGCCGGACTGGTAGGTGCACTGGGTGCGGTCGGCGCCGGCCGGTGGTCCGATCAGGGGAAAGGGCAACAAGTCACAGGTCTCTCCCTGGTCGTTCTCGTACTCTCATGGGTATTGAGCGGGCAGGCGATGCACTCCCTTGTTCTGCTCGCGGTCGGAGTGATCGCACTGGATTTTGCTGTCCAAGCTGTGCATGTGACAAGTCAGAACCTGATTGTCGCCGAAGCACCGGAATTGGCCGGCCGGATCATCGGCAGTTACATGGTGTTCTATTCGTTGGGCAGCGCAATCGGAGCGACCTCGACCACTATTGTTTTTCAGGCTGCTGGTTGGAGTGCTGCGAGCATTCTGGGTGGTGCGTACGCTACTGCGGCCCTGAGCGTATGGATCCTCGATCGACTCAGGGATTAA
- a CDS encoding helix-turn-helix domain-containing protein — protein MTDRAQWTDPHCPVARTTDIVGDRWSLLIVRDAFDGTRRFSQFQRNLGIAKNILTDRLRGLVEQGILEARSNEQGTRNEYVLTDRGMDLFTVIVSLRQWGERHAFSDGEPHSTLVDDSTGDPVPMLRLVNAQNIELDTANTHVHKIGQD, from the coding sequence TTGACTGATCGCGCGCAGTGGACGGACCCGCATTGCCCCGTCGCCAGGACTACCGACATCGTCGGCGACCGATGGTCACTGCTGATCGTGCGAGATGCCTTCGACGGCACACGCAGATTCAGTCAGTTTCAGCGCAATCTGGGTATCGCGAAGAACATCCTGACCGACAGGCTGCGAGGACTTGTCGAACAGGGAATTCTGGAAGCTCGATCAAACGAACAGGGAACCAGGAATGAGTACGTGCTGACCGACCGTGGCATGGATCTGTTCACGGTGATCGTGAGCTTGCGACAGTGGGGCGAGCGGCACGCGTTCAGTGACGGCGAACCGCACTCGACGCTCGTCGACGACAGCACAGGAGATCCCGTGCCCATGCTTCGGTTGGTCAACGCGCAGAACATCGAACTGGATACAGCGAACACACACGTACACAAAATCGGACAGGATTGA
- a CDS encoding YafY family protein, with translation MNRTDRLYALVEELRAVAPRPRSARRLAEQFEVSTRTIERDLSALQQAGVPIWAEPGRTGGYCIDTSHTLAPLALTVDEALTVTIALGMLSTSPFHTAATSARRKVVAVMDQSTLHETAELASRIHLLDDGPVPDAPPELAGALRSGNVLRIAYRDRGGADTRRDVEPLGYVGKGRDWYLIGWCRLRDGIRAFRGDRVISADATGERAPRRSLRAEDLDIAYGTLRSVSTG, from the coding sequence ATGAATCGCACCGACCGGCTATACGCACTGGTCGAGGAGCTTCGCGCCGTTGCCCCGCGGCCGCGCAGCGCCCGACGACTCGCCGAACAGTTCGAGGTGAGCACCCGCACGATCGAACGGGACCTGTCGGCGTTGCAACAAGCCGGCGTGCCCATCTGGGCGGAGCCCGGCCGGACCGGGGGCTACTGCATCGACACCTCGCACACACTCGCCCCACTCGCGCTCACCGTCGACGAAGCCCTCACCGTCACCATCGCACTGGGCATGCTCTCCACCAGCCCCTTCCACACCGCAGCAACCTCCGCACGACGCAAAGTCGTCGCGGTGATGGACCAGAGCACACTCCACGAGACAGCCGAACTCGCATCACGCATCCACCTGCTCGACGACGGCCCCGTCCCGGACGCCCCGCCCGAACTCGCGGGCGCTCTCCGCTCGGGGAACGTGCTACGAATCGCGTACCGGGATCGAGGCGGCGCCGACACACGTCGCGACGTCGAGCCCCTCGGCTACGTCGGGAAAGGACGCGACTGGTACCTGATCGGCTGGTGCCGACTCCGCGACGGCATTCGCGCGTTCCGAGGTGACCGCGTGATATCGGCGGACGCCACCGGCGAGCGGGCGCCTCGCCGATCACTGCGAGCAGAAGACCTCGACATCGCCTACGGCACCCTCCGCTCCGTCAGCACCGGTTAG
- a CDS encoding VOC family protein codes for MDFASIRIITDDIERLVQFYELVTATPATRPAPVFAEFRTAAGTLAIGSTATVAMLGEHAPQPGRKDSVIIEFLVADVDAEFARLQAALDVIVLAPTTMPWGNRSAMFRDPDGNLVNLFTRPTPEPR; via the coding sequence GTGGACTTCGCATCTATCCGCATCATCACCGACGACATCGAACGCCTCGTCCAATTCTACGAGCTCGTGACAGCAACGCCCGCGACCCGTCCCGCTCCCGTGTTCGCCGAGTTCCGCACCGCCGCAGGGACGCTCGCGATTGGCAGCACGGCAACCGTCGCAATGCTCGGCGAACACGCCCCACAGCCCGGCCGCAAAGACTCCGTCATTATCGAGTTCCTCGTCGCAGACGTCGACGCGGAGTTCGCTCGCCTGCAAGCAGCGTTGGACGTCATCGTCCTCGCGCCGACCACAATGCCCTGGGGCAACCGGTCCGCGATGTTCCGCGACCCTGACGGGAACCTGGTCAACCTGTTCACCCGACCCACGCCCGAACCCCGCTAG
- a CDS encoding NAD(P)/FAD-dependent oxidoreductase translates to MIIGAGLGGLVLAHGLGNNGFDVAVYERDSHPTARPQGYRIQLDEPGLSGLRHCLPPHLFDLSVATAGSPPPRVTVRNRHLEMLSDPAAAEQSHSAGATVARSFNRSTLREILLSGLGEYVHYGAQLRGYTQEADDTVTAQFADGRVETADLLVGADGVGSTVRKFLLPEAEVEDTGLRLIYGKIPLNAETLELLPAWVFESIFSVVTAGPGQPHIGMGPVQFEQRPDLAGLATNPPVIVTAVDDYLAFMIGTPADHPAMPPVATLRQLDPQSLREVAEQLIDENWHPEIHRLLAFWETESLLPLRISTAAPVSSWEPSRVTLIGDAIHAMSPVLAMGANTAIRDASELTRALTDAVATDMPLVEAISGYQVRMADYAFPLVANSRKAGQARVGQA, encoded by the coding sequence ATGATCATCGGTGCTGGACTGGGTGGCCTCGTGCTTGCTCACGGCCTCGGTAACAACGGCTTTGATGTTGCAGTGTACGAACGGGATTCGCACCCAACTGCGCGTCCGCAGGGATACCGGATCCAACTCGACGAACCTGGACTCAGCGGCTTGCGGCACTGCCTGCCACCGCACCTGTTCGACTTGTCGGTGGCGACTGCAGGATCGCCTCCTCCGCGAGTAACCGTCCGAAACCGTCACCTCGAGATGCTGTCCGATCCCGCCGCGGCAGAGCAAAGCCACTCCGCAGGCGCAACTGTTGCTCGTTCGTTCAATCGGTCCACTCTGAGAGAAATACTGTTGTCAGGCCTCGGGGAGTACGTGCATTACGGGGCCCAGTTGCGGGGCTACACCCAGGAAGCGGACGACACCGTCACTGCACAGTTTGCCGACGGACGGGTCGAGACTGCCGACCTGCTGGTAGGTGCCGACGGTGTCGGATCGACCGTGCGCAAGTTTCTTCTCCCGGAAGCCGAGGTCGAAGACACCGGACTGCGCCTGATCTACGGCAAGATACCGCTCAATGCCGAGACGTTGGAGTTGTTGCCCGCCTGGGTATTCGAGAGCATCTTCAGCGTCGTTACCGCAGGGCCAGGTCAACCCCACATCGGGATGGGGCCGGTGCAATTCGAACAGCGACCTGATCTGGCGGGGTTGGCCACCAACCCGCCGGTCATCGTGACTGCCGTCGACGACTACCTCGCATTCATGATCGGCACTCCGGCCGATCACCCGGCCATGCCGCCGGTCGCTACGCTACGTCAACTTGACCCCCAATCCCTACGTGAGGTGGCCGAACAACTTATCGACGAGAACTGGCACCCGGAAATACACCGGCTTCTGGCGTTCTGGGAAACCGAATCGCTTCTGCCTCTTCGAATCTCCACCGCGGCACCGGTGTCATCCTGGGAGCCCAGTCGGGTAACACTGATCGGCGATGCCATCCACGCGATGAGCCCGGTATTGGCGATGGGAGCCAATACCGCCATTCGGGATGCTTCCGAGCTGACCCGAGCGCTCACGGATGCAGTTGCCACCGATATGCCTCTGGTAGAAGCAATCTCCGGCTATCAAGTCCGCATGGCGGACTATGCCTTCCCGCTCGTGGCCAATTCTCGGAAAGCGGGTCAAGCGCGCGTCGGGCAGGCCTGA
- a CDS encoding MFS transporter produces the protein MTETAPPTSVTAAYRLTYLILALAITAYSLLQSLVAPVLPLLQHDLNTDRNTVTWILTAYLLAAAVATPIVGRIGDMIGKKKVLTAVLIIGCAGSVLGALASSITVMIAARAIQGIASGIIPLTFGIVRDEFPRNKVTGAVGLISALLGVGGGLGLVLGGPIVDALNPHWLFWIPAITFGITAIAAHLIVPESPTRTPGNVSWIAALLLSSWLIALLVAISEAPKWGWASSSVLGLLVVALVLAVLWMKCELRSKSPLIDMAMMRIPAIWTTNLAALLIGIAMYSIFAFVPAFLQGTPEAGYGFNSTITESGLIVLPLSAAFLLAGIGSGPLSHRFGAKSVLVGGSVVATASLLILAFAHSAIWQIMASMLLMGIGFGLAFSSMSGIIVHAAPSHQTGSASGTNANIRTIGGALGSAMMASVVTAHVLPGGLPAESGYTTGFAILAVASALGGTAALLIPNKHTPIAVPDDVSLKDESSTATMSN, from the coding sequence ATGACCGAGACGGCACCCCCCACGAGTGTGACTGCTGCCTACCGACTCACCTATCTGATACTCGCACTCGCAATCACGGCCTATTCGTTGCTGCAGTCACTGGTCGCGCCGGTACTGCCACTGCTGCAGCACGATCTGAACACCGATCGAAATACCGTCACCTGGATCCTCACGGCTTACCTACTCGCAGCGGCAGTCGCTACCCCGATAGTCGGTCGCATCGGCGACATGATCGGTAAGAAAAAAGTACTGACGGCGGTATTGATCATCGGTTGCGCCGGTTCGGTTCTCGGGGCCCTGGCATCGTCGATCACCGTCATGATCGCAGCCCGGGCGATTCAAGGAATCGCCAGCGGCATCATCCCCTTGACTTTCGGAATTGTTCGCGACGAATTCCCCCGCAACAAGGTCACCGGAGCGGTGGGCCTCATATCTGCCTTGCTCGGCGTTGGCGGCGGTCTGGGTCTCGTGCTGGGAGGACCGATCGTCGATGCACTCAACCCGCACTGGCTGTTCTGGATTCCTGCTATCACCTTCGGCATCACTGCCATCGCAGCACACCTGATCGTTCCCGAGTCCCCGACCCGAACTCCCGGTAACGTGAGTTGGATTGCAGCCCTACTACTTTCGTCCTGGCTGATTGCGTTGCTCGTCGCAATCAGTGAGGCCCCGAAGTGGGGGTGGGCGTCGAGTTCGGTCCTCGGCCTGCTCGTGGTGGCGCTCGTTCTGGCAGTGCTCTGGATGAAATGCGAACTACGAAGTAAGAGTCCATTGATAGACATGGCGATGATGCGTATTCCCGCGATATGGACCACCAACCTGGCAGCATTGTTGATCGGAATCGCAATGTACTCGATTTTCGCATTTGTACCGGCCTTCCTCCAAGGAACACCGGAAGCCGGCTACGGATTCAATTCGACTATCACCGAATCCGGCTTGATCGTGTTGCCACTGTCGGCAGCGTTCCTTCTTGCAGGAATCGGTTCCGGCCCCCTGTCGCATCGTTTCGGAGCGAAGTCAGTGTTGGTGGGCGGTTCCGTAGTCGCCACTGCGTCCCTCCTGATCCTGGCGTTCGCACATTCAGCGATCTGGCAGATCATGGCATCGATGCTGCTGATGGGAATCGGCTTCGGCCTCGCCTTCTCCTCGATGTCGGGCATCATCGTGCACGCAGCTCCTTCGCACCAGACAGGTTCCGCCAGTGGCACCAATGCAAACATCCGCACAATCGGTGGCGCGCTGGGCTCGGCAATGATGGCCAGCGTAGTAACGGCGCACGTACTACCCGGCGGGCTTCCCGCCGAATCCGGTTACACCACAGGGTTTGCCATACTGGCCGTCGCCAGCGCACTCGGCGGCACCGCAGCACTACTCATCCCGAACAAGCACACACCCATCGCCGTTCCGGACGATGTGTCACTCAAGGATGAGTCAAGCACAGCTACTATGTCGAACTGA
- a CDS encoding TetR/AcrR family transcriptional regulator, whose translation MATHKTTSDKPLRKDAAENRRRILDAAAQVFFASGLEAGVEEIARVAGVGIGTLYRRFPSKQALIDEMVGEMRLGLAAAAREATGREDGSGLEALVLETGKLQVVQWACLPQLWDHSNAEPEALAEFRTRTAELLETAQQCGRIRSDITPTDITMLFWALRGISETSHSAAPDAWQRHLEIVFAGMRPVTDGPFAGPLHTKALSATQVRKINR comes from the coding sequence ATGGCAACACACAAGACAACGAGTGACAAACCGCTCCGCAAGGACGCGGCGGAGAACCGTCGACGGATCCTCGACGCCGCAGCTCAGGTGTTTTTCGCCTCCGGCCTCGAAGCCGGCGTCGAAGAAATAGCCCGCGTCGCCGGCGTCGGCATCGGCACCTTGTATCGACGATTTCCCAGCAAACAAGCACTGATCGACGAAATGGTCGGCGAGATGAGGCTGGGGCTGGCCGCGGCAGCTCGCGAGGCGACAGGCCGAGAAGACGGGTCGGGCCTCGAAGCGCTGGTGCTCGAAACTGGCAAACTCCAAGTAGTGCAGTGGGCGTGCCTACCCCAGTTGTGGGATCACTCGAACGCAGAACCTGAGGCCCTCGCAGAATTTCGCACTCGCACCGCCGAACTTCTCGAGACCGCTCAGCAGTGTGGTCGCATTCGTAGCGACATCACTCCCACCGACATCACCATGCTGTTCTGGGCATTGCGAGGCATAAGCGAGACATCACATTCCGCTGCGCCCGATGCGTGGCAGCGTCACCTGGAAATCGTGTTCGCCGGAATGCGGCCGGTAACCGACGGACCCTTCGCTGGGCCACTGCACACGAAGGCACTCTCGGCCACGCAGGTGCGCAAGATCAACAGGTAA
- a CDS encoding MFS transporter — MNDPKLVSETTTTPRIAENDTSLGRHSSGHQLPWSALLAMAATAFIVIMTETLPAGLLLEISDGLVISEAAAGQLISAYALGAVLCAIPAIALTRGYRRKPILIVAVSGFVVANTLTAVAPDFAIALGARFVAGAFSGMVWGMLAGYARKISPPAVAGTALTVAMAGTPVAFALGTPLATFLGTVTGWRATFVVMSVAAVALIVWIISAVPDASGQNRTAQTPLRRVVLIPGVGSILAVVLGWFLAHNVLYTYISPIIEHLDVGIRVDVALAIFGVASLAGLGVTGVLVDRMLRPLVLSSLTIFAVSTAILATLGSNPIIFVVSVVLWGMSFGGAAPLLQTALADASGPDADVANSMLTTVANLAIFGGGALGGIALGASGPGFFPFAALVMIVVVIIVVVAARVHGFVPGQRNRT; from the coding sequence GTGAATGATCCGAAATTGGTATCTGAGACGACAACAACTCCTCGTATCGCTGAAAATGATACTTCGCTCGGCCGGCATTCGTCCGGTCACCAGCTACCGTGGTCGGCGCTGTTGGCAATGGCTGCAACAGCATTCATCGTCATCATGACCGAGACGCTGCCCGCCGGTTTACTTCTCGAAATCTCGGACGGGCTTGTGATCAGTGAGGCCGCGGCCGGTCAGTTGATCAGCGCGTACGCACTTGGAGCGGTCTTGTGCGCGATACCGGCGATCGCTCTCACTCGTGGATATCGACGTAAGCCGATCTTGATCGTCGCGGTCAGTGGATTCGTCGTGGCTAACACGTTGACTGCCGTGGCACCTGACTTTGCTATCGCACTCGGAGCGAGATTTGTGGCCGGTGCATTTTCGGGAATGGTCTGGGGGATGCTCGCGGGGTACGCCCGAAAGATATCGCCCCCGGCTGTTGCCGGAACCGCACTCACCGTTGCGATGGCAGGGACTCCCGTTGCCTTTGCCCTCGGGACCCCGCTGGCAACGTTCCTCGGCACAGTGACCGGTTGGCGCGCAACATTTGTGGTCATGTCGGTTGCCGCAGTCGCGCTCATTGTGTGGATCATCTCGGCGGTCCCGGACGCCTCGGGGCAGAACCGAACGGCCCAAACCCCGCTGCGCCGGGTTGTACTCATTCCGGGCGTGGGGTCGATCCTCGCGGTGGTCCTTGGCTGGTTCCTCGCGCACAACGTGCTCTATACATACATTTCCCCAATCATCGAACATCTGGACGTGGGAATCAGGGTGGACGTCGCGTTGGCGATCTTCGGAGTTGCTTCTCTTGCAGGGCTTGGTGTGACTGGTGTTCTGGTTGATCGCATGTTGCGACCACTTGTTTTGTCGAGCTTGACTATTTTCGCGGTCAGTACCGCCATTTTGGCGACCCTTGGCAGCAACCCCATCATATTTGTCGTATCAGTTGTGTTGTGGGGCATGTCTTTCGGTGGAGCTGCACCCCTACTGCAAACTGCGCTAGCGGATGCGTCGGGGCCGGATGCCGACGTAGCGAACTCGATGCTCACCACCGTGGCCAATTTGGCGATCTTCGGAGGTGGGGCGCTTGGCGGAATCGCACTGGGTGCGTCCGGTCCGGGCTTCTTCCCGTTCGCCGCGCTGGTGATGATCGTCGTGGTTATTATTGTGGTGGTCGCAGCGCGTGTGCACGGATTCGTTCCGGGCCAACGAAATCGGACGTAA
- a CDS encoding TetR/AcrR family transcriptional regulator, whose amino-acid sequence MSTLGRPRAFDMPKVLQAAMRLFWEQGYDATSVTQLREATGLSSASLYGAFGSKHGLFERVAEYYIAGPGSVSEVLADETLSPREAVAGLLHASIDMQTDTSHPRGCLVALSGTVRAPGDGEAAVRQMMSARRAADRAGIRRCVVRGIEVGELPEDTDVDGFTSMIHSFLLGVSTQVCDDVPARDLHAAADAVLAIWPTSAKVA is encoded by the coding sequence GTGTCCACCCTCGGCCGTCCCCGGGCCTTCGACATGCCGAAGGTTCTCCAAGCTGCGATGCGGCTGTTCTGGGAACAAGGCTACGACGCGACCTCGGTGACGCAGCTGCGTGAGGCTACCGGCCTGTCCTCGGCAAGCCTGTACGGGGCTTTCGGTTCCAAGCACGGATTATTCGAACGAGTGGCCGAGTACTACATTGCCGGGCCGGGCAGCGTGAGCGAAGTCCTCGCCGACGAGACCCTGAGTCCGCGTGAGGCGGTCGCCGGGCTGCTACATGCATCGATCGACATGCAGACCGACACCTCCCACCCCCGAGGCTGCCTCGTCGCCCTGTCAGGCACCGTCCGCGCGCCGGGCGACGGCGAAGCCGCGGTGCGCCAGATGATGTCGGCACGCCGCGCCGCGGACCGGGCAGGGATCAGGCGATGCGTCGTTCGTGGCATCGAGGTGGGGGAGCTGCCGGAAGACACCGATGTGGATGGTTTCACATCGATGATCCATAGCTTCCTGCTCGGGGTTTCCACGCAAGTGTGCGACGACGTGCCCGCCCGAGACCTCCACGCCGCGGCGGACGCCGTGCTCGCAATTTGGCCTACGTCAGCCAAGGTGGCCTGA
- a CDS encoding aldo/keto reductase, with protein sequence MSTDQRPASAAGSHTLGNDLTVTRLGFGSMQLTGPGVWGDPKNPDEAVRVLRRAVELGVDFIDTADSYGPAVAEPLIKKALYPYPKGLVIATKAGLTRQGPDQWRPVGRPEYLRQQAEMSLRHLCLDRIDLFQLHRIDPKVPLEEQVGVLKELQEEGKIRHIGLSEVSVDDVEAASAIVEIVSVQNLFNLADRTAEPLLDYATEHGIGFIPWFPLATGKLAQEGTPLAALAEQRGATPSQLALAWLLKRSPAILPIPGTSSVAHLEDNINAAGIELSDNEFAALSEAV encoded by the coding sequence ATGAGCACAGACCAGCGGCCCGCCTCGGCAGCGGGGAGCCACACCCTCGGAAACGACCTGACGGTCACCCGCCTCGGCTTCGGATCGATGCAGCTGACCGGCCCGGGAGTCTGGGGAGATCCGAAGAATCCGGACGAAGCTGTACGGGTACTACGCCGGGCGGTGGAGCTCGGCGTCGACTTCATCGATACGGCCGACTCGTACGGTCCGGCCGTCGCCGAACCGCTCATCAAGAAGGCGTTGTATCCCTACCCGAAGGGTCTGGTCATCGCCACCAAGGCCGGGCTCACCCGTCAGGGCCCCGACCAGTGGCGTCCGGTGGGCAGACCTGAGTATCTTCGCCAACAGGCCGAAATGAGCCTGCGGCACCTCTGTCTGGACCGCATCGACTTGTTCCAGTTGCACCGCATCGACCCCAAAGTCCCCCTCGAGGAGCAGGTCGGGGTGTTGAAAGAGCTACAAGAGGAAGGGAAGATTCGCCACATCGGTCTCTCGGAGGTGTCCGTCGACGATGTCGAGGCCGCGTCGGCGATAGTCGAGATCGTCTCGGTCCAGAACTTGTTCAATCTGGCTGATCGTACGGCCGAGCCACTGCTGGACTACGCCACGGAACACGGCATCGGTTTCATTCCGTGGTTCCCGCTAGCCACTGGAAAGCTCGCGCAGGAAGGCACCCCGCTGGCGGCGCTGGCCGAACAACGTGGTGCGACGCCGTCGCAACTCGCCCTGGCATGGCTCCTCAAACGTTCCCCGGCGATCCTGCCTATTCCGGGAACATCATCCGTGGCACATCTCGAGGACAACATCAACGCTGCCGGAATTGAACTGTCCGACAACGAGTTCGCGGCTCTTTCCGAGGCTGTGTAA